From the Aquirufa lenticrescens genome, the window ATCAATTATTTAGAACCAAAATCCACGGATGCCCGCTACATTTCAGCCATCACCCTGAACTACCAACCACGCTGGATACCCGGATTATTCCTCGGTTTTTCTCGCGCATTCCACCTTTACACGTCTGATATGGGATCGGGTTTTTCAGATGTGTTCCCGTTCTTGCTTCCCTTTGAAAAAAAGAACCTTCCCTTTGAAGACGCGAAACGAAGAGATCAGTTAGCCTCCTTTAACCTGCGCTGGGTTTTTCCTGCTTCGAATGTCGAGGTCTACGGGGAATTAGGCTACAATGATTACAAGAACAGTTTTTGGGATTGGTTGACCTCCATGGAGCATTCGCGAGCCTATATCCTAGGTTTGCGTAAGGTGTTCAAACAATCTCCAGGCCGTTATATTCGCCTTGCCATCGAAAATACCACCATGGAAATGACCGCGGATCGCCTCGTTCGCAACAATGGTCCCTGGTACCGCCACGATTTTGTCCGCCATGGCTACACAAACGAGGGTCAAGTATTAGGCGCGGGCATAGGTCCCGGATCTAATCTCCAAACCTTCGACCTCGCCTTCGTTCGCCCTTCCTCCATCGCAGGCTTCAGCATCGAGCGTTATGCCCACAATATGGACTATTTCTACGATGCCTTTAAGAACTACGATTCCAAATGGGTCGACTTGATGTGGGGTGGATATTACCAAAAACGTGTCGGATCCTATGCCTTCACCGGCAAATTGAATTTCGCCTGGATGCGTAACTACGAATGGGTGTTAGATAAACATGTGCTAAACGCACAATTGCAATTATCAGCAACTAGATATTTTTAGCCCTCAGGATACCAATTCATTTATTTTTCGGTAGTTTTGAA encodes:
- a CDS encoding capsule assembly Wzi family protein, with protein sequence MLKRIFFFFLTAQIYAQTIPVGRPDFSEERFRNQQLISGAHNSFTIRPVSDSTATGLLPASVLTSLNTFAPTGWNDGAMIPARGLQTYATAGFFAKYKALSLQLMPEFVYAENRDFETFSLQGPLRAPMLVLWNSTDIPERFGTSSFSRFRLGQSALRLSSRSVSIGVSTENLWWGPGFRNSLIMSNNAPGFLHGTFNSVKPLKTFLGSFEFQLIGGRLEGSDVQPLASDYIVNGINYLEPKSTDARYISAITLNYQPRWIPGLFLGFSRAFHLYTSDMGSGFSDVFPFLLPFEKKNLPFEDAKRRDQLASFNLRWVFPASNVEVYGELGYNDYKNSFWDWLTSMEHSRAYILGLRKVFKQSPGRYIRLAIENTTMEMTADRLVRNNGPWYRHDFVRHGYTNEGQVLGAGIGPGSNLQTFDLAFVRPSSIAGFSIERYAHNMDYFYDAFKNYDSKWVDLMWGGYYQKRVGSYAFTGKLNFAWMRNYEWVLDKHVLNAQLQLSATRYF